In one Lolium rigidum isolate FL_2022 chromosome 3, APGP_CSIRO_Lrig_0.1, whole genome shotgun sequence genomic region, the following are encoded:
- the LOC124700849 gene encoding protein WRKY1-like — MEGVEEANRAAVASCKKLVARLSQSGVDPIRLAAVATQTDEAVSRFGKVVTILSNRVGHARARVGRRISPPVDASCLLDYQPIPSVPYRQPPNGVHVSSSPVPPAPPPQMHVPVMVAAPSSAGNGKIVAPAPKAPADRDRNMFLETPFLDSSSCTVPSSTAAAEQIINSSKAPAAPAAATPPPPTCSAQFQFHQQHLHHQQQTQQQQRFQFEQHKPAISEKSFHLEMPPAAARSGKEPEVITFSFDNSVCTSSAATSFFTNVSSQLISMSDNSVAGPSSRKAPHCTRKADDDGKCHCPKKKRPREKRVVRVPAVGDKVSDIPSDSYSWRKYGQKPIKGSPHPRGYYRCSSIKDCPARKHVERCRSDAGMLIVTYENDHNHAQPLDLSTLAAHSEA; from the exons ATGGAGGGTGTGGAGGAGGCCAACCGGGCGGCcgtggcgagctgcaagaagctcGTGGCGCGGCTCTCGCAGTCCGGCGTCGACCCGATCCggctcgccgccgtcgccacgCAGACCGACGAGGCCGTATCCCGGTTCGGCAAGGTGGTCACCATCCTGAGCAACAGGGTCGGCCACGCGAGGGCGAGGGTCGGCCGGAGGATATCGCCGCCGGTCGACGCGAGCTGCCTCTTGGACTACCAACCAATCCCTTCGGTACCGTACCGCCAACCTCCGAATGGGGTCCATGTGAGTAGCTCTCCCGTGCCACCGGCGCCGCCACCACAGATGCATGTGCCAGTCATGGTGGCAGCTCCTTCTTCCGCCGGCAACGGCAAGATCGTTGCACCGGCGCCCAAGGCGCCTGCAGACAGAGACAGGAACATGTTCCTCGAGACGCCGTTCCTGGATTCGAGCAGCTGCACCGTTCCATCCTCCACGGCCGCCGCCGAGCAAATCATCAACAGCTCGAAAGCTCCCGCTGCTCCCGCGGctgctactcctcctcctcctacttgcAGCGCCCAATTCCAGTTCCACCAACAGCATCTTCATCATCAGCAGCAGACGCAACAGCAGCAGAGGTTCCAGTTCGAGCAGCACAAGCCGGCCATCAGCGAGAAGTCATTCCACCTCGAgatgccgccggcggcggcgaggagcggcaaggagccggaggtgatcacgtTCAGCTTCGACAACTCGGTGTGCACCTCGTCGGCGGCCACCTCCTTCTTCACCAACGTGAGCAGCCAGCTGATCAGCATGTCCGATAACTCTGTCGCCGGGCCGTCGTCAAGAAAGGCGCCGCACTGCACCCGAAaggccgacgacgacggcaaatGCCACTGCCCAAAGAAGAA GAGGCCGAGGGAGAAGAGGGTGGTGAGGGTGCCGGCGGTGGGCGATAAGGTCTCTGATATTCCCTCGGATAGCTACTCCTGGAGGAAGTATGGGCAGAAACCCATCAAAGGATCCCCTCATCCAAG GGGCTACTACCGGTGCAGCAGCATCAAGGACTGCCCGGCGAGGAAGCATGTGGAGCGGTGTCGCAGCGACGCCGGGATGCTCATCGTCACCTACGAGAACGACCACAACCACGCGCAGCCGCTCGACCTGTCCACGCTCGCCGCACATTCAGAAGCCTGA
- the LOC124700850 gene encoding tryptophan synthase alpha chain-like, producing the protein MAFALKASPASPSSSAAYPAGRRSAVTVAASRRLLVVRAAIHPAVPMGRLLLRAPRKRALTLTVAQTLSRVKEQGKTALIPYITAGDPDLATTAEALRLLDNVGADVIELGMPSPDPSADGPVIKASAQRALAAGATADAVMAMLKEVTPDLSCPVVLFSYFDPIVRLGTASFAAAAKDAGVKGLIIPDLPYDNIHAFRIEAIKNSLELILLTTPATTAERMREITKASQGFVYLVSVVGVTGARATVNPHVKDLLKEIRKVSDKAVAVGFGISTPEHVSQIVEWGADGVIIGSAMVKQLGEAQSPTQGLKRLEVYARSLKDALPC; encoded by the exons atggCTTTCGCGCTCAAGGCGTCCCCCGCCTCTCCATCGTCCTCGGCCGCGTACCCGGCCGGGCGGCGTAGTGCGGTGACGGTGGCCGCGTCGAGGAGGCTTCTTGTGGTCAGGGCGGCGATCCACCCGGCGGTGCCCATGGGAAGGCTTCTTCTCAGAGCGCCGCGCAAACGAGCCCTAACACTAACAGTGGCGCAGACTTTGTCCCGTGTTAAGGAGCAGGGCAAG ACGGCCCTCATCCCGTACATCACCGCCGGCGACCCGGATCTGGCGACCACGGCGGAGGCACTGAGGCTCCTCGACAACGTCGGCGCTGACGTCATAGAGCTCGGCATGCCATCCCCGGACCCCTCTGCCGACGGGCCGGTCATTAAGGCCTCCGCGCAGCGGGCGCTGGCGGCCGGGGCGACGGCGGACGCAGTGATGGCCATGCTCAAGGAGGTGACGCCGGACCTTTCCTGCCCCGTGGTCCTCTTCTCCTACTTCGACCCCATCGTGCGGCTAGGGACGGCGAGCTTCGCCGCCGCGGCCAAAGATGCGGGTGTCAAAG GTCTTATCATACCTGATCTTCCGTACGACAACATACATGCTTTTAGGATAGAAGCCATCAAGAACAGTCTAGAGTTG ATCCTCCTTACAACACCAGCTACAACAGCAGAGAGGATGAGAGAGATCACGAAAGCTTCCCAGGGGTTTGTTTACCTT GTAAGTGTTGTTGGAGTTACGGGAGCCCGTGCTACCGTAAACCCGCATGTCAAGGATCTTCTTAAGGAGATTAGGAAG GTCAGTGACAAAGCAGTGGCAGTCGGCTTTGGAATATCGACCCCGGAACATGTTAGCCAG ATTGTAGAGTGGGGTGCAGATGGAGTGATTATTGGTAGTGCAATGGTGAAACAATTGGGTGAAGCACAATCACCAACACAAGGGTTGAAGAGGCTAGAAGTATATGCCAGGAGTTTGAAAGATGCACTTCCATGTTAA
- the LOC124697707 gene encoding uncharacterized protein LOC124697707 has translation MRGSNMMEEDMPTEVNKTMTKIGCGASLPYEMIVEVLQWLPVKSVFRFRAVCRSWAALLSSDEFHSLHTAASRAPPKLVYISPTAGFDSTAVYSCSFSPPSSSSSSSSGRPRDRGNLLFTIDGARGNCLEVVTPASCHGLILLYDAVTTAYYICNAATRAATRLPLSTNNASRSTTGLGFDARTKEYKVVRLINGLCYHKVGVRCEVYMAGSRYGDCWRPVAGGVPADLRPLVCAAVINASMNKLPPVFANGSLHWLLDPTKPGVAVVSFSITDETFACIPSPPFWVPGACPASKPWSTAEHLVEMDGQLCLASDLRNKDTLEIWQLRDYSSGHWSLNHRISLSGPLERHLIKPQSARVIGNCGPSSGRKIIIVTCNHKIDNKFEKQVHTYDPKSEALETILSVVETHSSPHYQRPSSRFSLVEETLAPVHKTDEEIASSSALAKATRDILLRLPAKSALRSKLVCKQWLRLIEKQNFIDSYFEHKNMQDKIKRPKVMLVGKGTGRSGFSFAPLNRCLGGSPSHGTLLDRKVVCSKPCHGLNLVSTETANYVCNPCTGFHTSYANGGRNLLDLAWRMPSAEEHAFTVGNKNVGLTFDPLIRDHVVVEIFYGLKDFESRMYSLDCVLQWCGSRNMACSNYVPPLPVNDMPPAYLDGMLYWMSEPRLGESHEWAVISFDIITKMFDVIPCPSWFRTWHSRNRCRAFVVELAGALCVVLADPVADSLDVWKLEHGQWGRAYTIHLKEYPDYSVKTNVVVPLAVDPDGGRILLNTAKKIGLYDPVEQTIQDLYSLDQVPVVRSKPHNNAVDMPSSSSGNSLTCSKDQPGEVTKIMDTSSMPFVPMLYEESLACYSRVAKLNFLW, from the coding sequence ATGCGTGGCAGCAACATGATGGAGGAGGATATGCCTACGGAGGTCAacaagacgatgacgaagatcGGTTGCGGGGCGTCGCTTCCGTATGAGATGATCGTAGAGGTGCTCCAGTGGCTCCCCGTCAAATCCGTCTTCCGCTTCCGGGCCGTTTGCCGATCCTGGGCCGCGCTCCTCTCCTCCGACGAGTTCCACAGCCTCCACACGGCCGCAAGCCGAGCACCACCGAAGCTGGTCTACATCTCACCCACCGCCGGATTCGACTCCACCGCGGTGTACTCGTGCTCCTTctcaccaccatcatcatcatcatcatcatcatcaggccGCCCCAGAGATCGGGGGAACCTGCTCTTCACCATTGACGGTGCCCGTGGCAACTGCTTGGAAGTAGTGACGCCCGCATCGTGCCATGGCCTCATCCTTCTGTACGACGCCGTCACCACGGCTTACTACATCTGCAACGCGGCCACGCGGGCAGCCACGCGGCTGCCGCTTTCAACTAACAACGCATCCAGGTCCACCACCGGGCTGGGGTTCGATGCCCGGACAAAGGAGTACAAGGTGGTGAGGCTCATCAATGGGTTGTGCTATCACAAGGTCGGCGTCAGGTGCGAGGTTTACATGGCCGGAAGTCGGTACGGCGATTGCTGGAGGCCGGTCGCCGGAGGAGTTCCCGCCGACTTGCGCCCGTTGGTATGCGCCGCTGTCATCAACGCATCAATGAACAAGTTACCGCCCGTGTTCGCCAACGGTTCCCTGCACTGGTTGCTGGATCCTACGAAACCGGGAGTTGCTGTCGTATCCTTCTCCATCACGGACGAAACCTTCGCGTGCATTCCGTCACCGCCCTTCTGGGTGCCAGGAGCATGCCCGGCCTCCAAACCTTGGTCAACAGCGGAGCACCTAGTGGAGATGGATGGCCAACTCTGTCTAGCCAGTGACCTTCGAAACAAAGACACTTTGGAGATCTGGCAACTGCGCGACTATAGCTCGGGGCACTGGTCGCTGAATCATCGAATCAGTTTATCTGGACCGTTGGAAAGACATCTAATTAAGCCACAATCTGCCAGAGTTATTGGCAATTGCGGGCCATCATCAGGGAGGAAAATTATCATTGTTACTTGCAACCACAAGATTGACAACAAGTTTGAGAAACAGGTTCACACCTATGACCCTAAATCTGAAGCTCTAGAGACCATCCTTTCGGTCGTGGAGACACACTCGTCTCCTCACTATCAGCGCCCTAGCTCAAGGTTCAGTCTCGTCGAAGAGACCCTTGCTCCAGTACATAAAACAGATGAAGAGATTGCCTCGTCGTCCGCCCTGGCTAAGGCGACCAGAGATATCCTACTCCGCCTCCCAGCTAAATCAGCACTGCGCTCCAAATTGGTCTGCAAGCAGTGGCTCAGATTGATTGAGAAACAAAACTTTATCGACTCATATTTTGAACATAAGAACATGCAGGATAAAATTAAAAGGCCAAAGGTCATGCTTGTGGGCAAGGGCACTGGACGATCGGGTTTCAGTTTTGCTCCATTGAATAGATGCCTCGGAGGGTCTCCTAGCCACGGTACATTGCTTGATAGAAAGGTGGTTTGCTCTAAGCCTTGCCATGGACTGAACCTGGTAAGCACCGAGACAGCGAACTATGTCTGCAACCCATGTACAGGTTTCCACACGTCCTACGCTAATGGGGGGCGGAATCTACTAGACCTAGCCTGGAGAATGCCAAGTGCAGAAGAGCATGCTTTCACTGTCGGCAACAAGAACGTTGGCTTGACTTTTGACCCTTTGATTCGTGACCATGTTGTGGTGGAGATCTTCTATGGCCTCAAGGACTTCGAGTCTCGTATGTATTCCTTGGATTGCGTATTACAGTGGTGCGGCTCCAGAAATATGGCTTGTTCGAACTACGTACCTCCTCTGCCTGTGAATGATATGCCGCCTGCCTATCTTGATGGGATGCTGTACTGGATGAGTGAACCAAGGCTGGGTGAGAGCCACGAATGGGCAGTTATCTCTTTCGACATCATTACAAAAATGTTCGATGTTATCCCTTGCCCTTCATGGTTTCGCACATGGCATAGCAGAAACCGTTGTCGTGCATTTGTGGTCGAGCTCGCCGGAGCGTTATGTGTTGTTCTAGCAGACCCGGTAGCAGACAGTCTGGATGTATGGAAGCTAGAGCACGGCCAATGGGGCAGAGCATACACAATTCACTTGAAAGAATATCCTGACTACTCCGTCAAGACAAATGTTGTGGTGCCATTAGCTGTTGACCCTGATGGTGGGAGGATCCTGCTCAACACAGCGAAGAAAATTGGTTTATATGATCCAGTGGAGCAAACAATTCAAGATTTGTATTCACTTGATCAGGTGCCGGTTGTCAGAAGTAAACCCCACAATAACGCAGTAGACATGCCTTCATCTTCGTCAGGGAATAGTTTGACATGCTCTAAAGATCAGCCAGGGGAGGTGACAAAAATAATGGATACTAGTAGTATGCCCTTCGTTCCCATGTTGTATGAGGAGAGCTTGGCATGTTACTCCCGTGTGGCCAAATTAAACTTTCTATGGTGA
- the LOC124704566 gene encoding transcription factor UNE12-like, with protein sequence MAGQPPQNPEDDFLDQFFSLTNSLSAAGRPSGDQPFSLDLSLDAAADASGGRGGIGDDADKADRDAVQLPGLFPPVFGGGLQPPHLRPTHPPQMFHAQQSKQGGSAGGPQPPAPRPKVRARRGQATDPHSIAERLRRERIAERMRALQELVPNTNKTDRAAMLDEILDYVKFLRLQVKVLSMSRLGGAGAVAQLVADIPLSVKGEASDSGTKQQIWEKWSTDGTEKQVAKLMDEDIGAAMQFLQSKALCMMPISLAMAIYDTQHSQDGQPVKPEPNATS encoded by the exons ATGGCCGGGCAGCCGCCGCAGAACCCGGAGGACGACTTCCTCGACCAGTTCTTCTCCCTGACCAActccctctccgccgccggccgcccctcCGGCGACCAGCCCTTCTCCCTCGACCTCAGCCTCGACGCCGCGGCGGACGCCTCCGGGGGCAGGGGAGGCATCGGAGACGATGCCGACAAGGCG GACCGGGACGCCGTGCAGCTCCCCGGCCTCTTCCCGCCGGTCTTCGGCGGTGGCTTGCAACCGCCGCACCTTCGCCCCACCCATCCTCcccag ATGTTCCACGCGCAGCAGTCGAAGCAGGGTGGATCAGCCGGTGGGCCGCAGCCTCCGGCGCCAAGGCCCAAGGTGCGAGCGCGTCGAGGCCAGGCGACCGATCCCCACAGCATAGCAGAGAGG CTAAGAAGAGAGAGAATAGCGGAAAGGATGAGGGCCCTACAGGAATTGGTCCCCAATACAAACAAG ACAGATAGGGCAGCAATGCTAGATGAGATCCTAGATTATGTGAAGTTCCTTAGGCTTCAAGTGAAG GTTTTAAGCATGAGCAGAttgggtggtgctggtgctgtcgCGCAGCTGGTTGCTGACATTCCACTTTCAGTTAAG GGGGAAGCAAGCGATAGTGGAACCAAACAGCAGATTTGGGAAAAGTGGTCAACGGATGGCACAGAAAAGCAGGTAGCAAAGCTAATGGACGAGGACATCGGTGCCGCAATGCAATTTCTCCAATCCAAGGCACTCTGCATGATGCCAATCTCTCTTGCCATGGCAATCTATGACACACAACATTCACAAGATGGCCAACCAGTGAAGCCTGAACCGAATGCTACTTCCTAG